Proteins from one Malaya genurostris strain Urasoe2022 chromosome 2, Malgen_1.1, whole genome shotgun sequence genomic window:
- the LOC131427024 gene encoding large ribosomal subunit protein uL29m, protein MNVFKRVCQTTSYFCKIGALSSVKLNNAIIFSGESHSIPVLARNFSLTLKRFDLAEFFEEKKNLGENEVKHGRAWNKDELRIKSNSDLHKLWFVLLKERNMLLTMEHACNEKVELFPSPERLDKVNLSMSNLEDVVRERNRAYYELETGDTGERPGKLEHNQLGLKFYYRMCEHVIPKYANKKWNETRKFYYRGAAVTKFLRLYREKLYNVKRKSRNRDRNEVMHLLKRFPTMDRAMIAEKYPAVDIDKLLKYDKVRGNYEPIKV, encoded by the exons ATGAATGTTTTCAAAAGGGTTTGCCAAACTACATCATATTTCTGCAAAATAGGAGCAttatcttctgtcaaattaaatAACGCCATCATATTCTC AGGAGAATCACATTCGATCCCGGTTTTGGCGAGGAATTTTTCACTTACATTGAAGCGTTTTGATTTGGCTGAATTTTTCGAAGAAAAGAAAAACTTGGGTGAAAATGAAGTTAAACATGGTCGAGCTTGGAATAAAGACGAGTTGCGGATAAAATCGAACTCGGATCTACATAAGCTTTGGTTCGTGTTGCTAAAGGAGCGCAATATGCTACTCACCATGGAGCATGCCTGCAACGAAAAGGTTGAACTTTTTCCCAGTCCGGAGCGGCTAGACAAG gttaacCTATCGATGAGTAACCTCGAAGATGTTGTACGGGAGCGAAATCGTGCTTATTATGAGCTCGAAACAGGTGATACCGGAGAACGACCGGGAAAGCTGGAGCACAACCAGTTGGGTCTCAAATTCTACTACCGTATGTGTGAACACGTCATTCCTAAGTACGCAAACAAAAAGTGGAATGAAACGCGCAAGTTTTACTATCGAGGTGCAGCCGTAACCAAATTCTTGCGACTTTATCGTGAAAAATTATATAACGTTAAAAGGAAGAGTAGAAACCGGGACCGAAATGAAGTAATGCACTTGCTCAAACGATTCCCGACCATGGATCGAGCGATGATCGCAGAAAAATATCCCGCCGTTGATATAGATAAACTTCTGAAATATGATAAAGTTCGAGGAAATTACGAGCCAATCAAGGTATGA
- the LOC131427022 gene encoding pyruvate dehydrogenase phosphatase regulatory subunit, mitochondrial-like isoform X2 has protein sequence MSYFAKFAYPKAIRWKPFCTGSENLTQHARVVIAGAGMLGNSVAYHLTENGWSNVVVLDQHTIGSGTSDFGSGTIGLFKPTPERNIIMESLKLYERLQRAGHNVGLQKCGSLNLAQTHDRVIAIKRRIAYNIPTGLFCEFIDAETAKQLHPLLNVDDIQGAVHVPDDCIANPALVLQVLANLAKQKGVKYYEGCTVKFVNTKGGRVESVETDIGTIKCEYFINCCGMWARELGLKSKKPVCIPAYPAQHFYGLSSNLNLPSDVLLPCVRDYDSNLYARQLGGEMLVGWFEKTAIPAFENTKDIPKEWKSKLQQAKTEHCAPLWEKAVDRMPSLKDTPQPKITNSPDNFTPDGRWIFGETAEVKNYYVACGMNGNPLQGSGGVGKALAEWIVAGAPTMDMLPFNVQRFLDLHNNRQYLQNRIREVVGRQYAILYPNQSEYIFSRKLRCSPLYSVLETRGAVFGTKMAYERALYFDTDYERGQPFPTLPPGSFYKPKFFKFMEKEYLACTQHVGIIDISSFSKIEIQPGVRSNSLKNSVLDYLQTMCANDVNIPIGHILHTGMLNERGGYENDCMLIRQSDDRYFMISPSSQQTRIHQWMSRNLPQDASVQLNDVTSMYTVLNVVGPKSTQLMSELSNSNVKLQPFTYRKLNIGYASDVMFMTFTHTGMPGYCMYVPSEYALHVYDRLMTVGRDYGARDVGILTQRFLRIDKFIPFWGDELTSKTTPFEAGVFYSVRLEKKENFIGRAALEKQKQEGLTKRLVLFHLEDIDVDKDVWPWGGEPIYRNGEFCGTVTSAGYGFASEKLVCLGYIQRSQRDISRVVTTEFIMDKNAVYHIDIAGRLFRLTQHVHPKAALAKSIAEREQRKTYRPTVLKYKKQFQG, from the exons ATGAGCTACTTTGCGAAATTTGCTTATCCGAAAGCAATTCGTTGGAAACCATTTTGCACCGGAAGTGAGAATTTAACCCAACATGCACGAGTTGTTATTGCCGGAGCTGGGATGCTTGGCAACTCTGTGGCCTACCATCTAACAGAAAACGGTTGGAGCAACGTTGTGGTACTAGATCAGCATACAATTGGAAGCGGAACATCAGATTTTGGTTCCGGGACAATCGGGTTGTTTAAACCCACACCGGAGCGTAACATTATCATGGAAAGTTTGAAACTCTATGAACGATTGCAACGTGCCGGCCATAATGTGGGACTGCAAAAATGTGGAAGTCTTAATCTAGCTCAAACGCACGATCGAGTAATAGCTATCAAGCGAAGGATTGCATACAATATTCCTACTGGTTTGTTCTGTGAGTTTATAGATGCTGAAACGGCTAAACAATTGCATCCACTGTTGAACGTGGACGATATCCAAGGAGCAGTTCATGTACCTGATGATTGCATCGCAAATCCTGCATTGGTCCTGCAGGTCTTAGCTAATTTGGCCAAACAAAAAGGAGTGAAATACTACGAGGGATGTACGGTCAAATTC GTCAATACAAAAGGTGGACGCGTGGAAAGTGTAGAAACAGACATCGGAACAATAAAGTGTGAATACTTTATCAATTGTTGTGGAATGTGGGCGAGAGAACTGGGCCTCAAGAGCAAAAAGCCAGTTTGTATACCTGCTTATCCAGCACAGCACTTTTACGGTTTATCATCTAACCTTAACTTACCGAGTGACGTGTTACTTCCATGTGTTAGAGATTACGATTCCAACCTGTACGCCAGGCAGCTGGGTGGAGAAATGTTAGTTGGGTGGTTTGAAAAAACGGCAATACCTGCTTTCGAAAACACCAAGGATATTCCAAAAGAGTGGAAATCTAAATTACAACAGGCAAAGACAGAGCATTGTGCTCCATTATGGGAGAAGGCGGTTGATCGGATGCCGTCACTCAAAGATACGCCTCAACCGAAAATTACTAACAGTCCTGATAATTTCACTCCCGATGGACGATGGATATTTGGGGAAACAGccgaagtaaaaaattactacGTAGCTTGTGGTATGAACGGTAACCCATTGCAAGGCTCTGGAGGTGTTGGGAAGGCACTGGCCGAATGGATTGTCGCGGGAGCACCGACGATGGATATGCTACCATTTAATGTTCAGCGTTTTCTGGATTTACACAACAACCGACAGTATTTGCAAAACCGTATAAGGGAAGTTGTCGGGCGTCAGTATGCCATTCTGTATCCAAACCAGAGCGAGTATATTTTTTCACGCAAACTACGTTGTTCTCCGCTCTACAGCGTGTTAGAGACTCGAGGGGCCGTTTTCGGAACTAAGATGGCTTACGAGAGGGCACTGTACTTCGATACTGACTACGAAC GAGGACAACCGTTTCCTACGTTACCACCAGGAAGCTTCTACAAACCAAAATTCTTTAAGTTCATGGAAAAGGAATACTTAGCTTGTACTCAACATGTGGGTATTATCGATATATCATCATTTTCTAAAATTGAAATTCAG CCCGGCGTGCGGAGCAATTCACTGAAGAACAGTGTTCTAGACTATCTCCAAACAATGTGTGCAAACGACGTCAATATTCCGATCGGCCATATCTTGCACACTGGAATGCTAAACGAACGGGGCGGATACGAAAACGACTGTATGCTAATACGACAAAGTGATGATCGCTATTTCATGATATCACCGTCGTCGCAACAAACTCGGATCCATCAATGGATGTCACGAAATTTGCCTCAGGATGCCAGTGTTCAACTGAACGATGTCACCTCGATGTACACAGTGCTCAATGTTGTAGGGCCCAAGTCAACCCAATTGATGAGTGAATTGTCGAATTCTAATGTAAAATTGCAACCATTCACATACAGAAAACTGAACATTGGATACGCAAGCGATGTGATGTTTATGACTTTCACACATACAGGAATGCCCGGTTACTGTATGTATGTTCCATCCGAGTACGCGCTGCACGTTTACGATCGATTGATGACCGTCGGACGCGACTACGGTGCGCGCGACGTTGGCATATTGACGCAAAGATTTCTGAGAATCGACAAATTTATTCCGTTCTGGGGGGATGAACTAACCAGCAAGACGACTCCTTTCGAAGCAGGTGTGTTTTACTCGGTACGACTTGAA AAAAAGGAAAATTTCATAGGCCGGGCGGCACTTGAGAAACAGAAACAGGAAGGTTTGACGAAACGATTGGTTCTTTTTCATCTAGAGGACATCGACGTCGACAAAGACGTTTGGCCTTGGGGTGGCGAACCAATTTATCGAAATGGAGAATTTTGCGGAACCGTCACCTCAGCAGG ATATGGTTTTGCCTCGGAGAAATTGGTATGCCTAGGATATATTCAACGCTCACAGAGAGATATATCCAGAGTGGTGACAACGGAATTTATAATGGATAAAAATGCTGTCTACCACATTGACATAGCCGGACGATTGTTCCGTTTGACTCAACATGTCCACCCCAAAGCGGCATTGGCCAAATCAATCGCAGAACGAGAACAACGTAAGACGTATCGACCCACTGTTTTGAAATATAAGAAGCAATTTCAAGGTTGA
- the LOC131427022 gene encoding pyruvate dehydrogenase phosphatase regulatory subunit, mitochondrial-like isoform X1, which translates to MSYFAKFAYPKAIRWKPFCTGSENLTQHARVVIAGAGMLGNSVAYHLTENGWSNVVVLDQHTIGSGTSDFGSGTIGLFKPTPERNIIMESLKLYERLQRAGHNVGLQKCGSLNLAQTHDRVIAIKRRIAYNIPTGLFCEFIDAETAKQLHPLLNVDDIQGAVHVPDDCIANPALVLQVLANLAKQKGVKYYEGCTVKFVNTKGGRVESVETDIGTIKCEYFINCCGMWARELGLKSKKPVCIPAYPAQHFYGLSSNLNLPSDVLLPCVRDYDSNLYARQLGGEMLVGWFEKTAIPAFENTKDIPKEWKSKLQQAKTEHCAPLWEKAVDRMPSLKDTPQPKITNSPDNFTPDGRWIFGETAEVKNYYVACGMNGNPLQGSGGVGKALAEWIVAGAPTMDMLPFNVQRFLDLHNNRQYLQNRIREVVGRQYAILYPNQSEYIFSRKLRCSPLYSVLETRGAVFGTKMAYERALYFDTDYERGQPFPTLPPGSFYKPKFFKFMEKEYLACTQHVGIIDISSFSKIEIQPGVRSNSLKNSVLDYLQTMCANDVNIPIGHILHTGMLNERGGYENDCMLIRQSDDRYFMISPSSQQTRIHQWMSRNLPQDASVQLNDVTSMYTVLNVVGPKSTQLMSELSNSNVKLQPFTYRKLNIGYASDVMFMTFTHTGMPGYCMYVPSEYALHVYDRLMTVGRDYGARDVGILTQRFLRIDKFIPFWGDELTSKTTPFEAGVFYSISQLKKKENFIGRAALEKQKQEGLTKRLVLFHLEDIDVDKDVWPWGGEPIYRNGEFCGTVTSAGYGFASEKLVCLGYIQRSQRDISRVVTTEFIMDKNAVYHIDIAGRLFRLTQHVHPKAALAKSIAEREQRKTYRPTVLKYKKQFQG; encoded by the exons ATGAGCTACTTTGCGAAATTTGCTTATCCGAAAGCAATTCGTTGGAAACCATTTTGCACCGGAAGTGAGAATTTAACCCAACATGCACGAGTTGTTATTGCCGGAGCTGGGATGCTTGGCAACTCTGTGGCCTACCATCTAACAGAAAACGGTTGGAGCAACGTTGTGGTACTAGATCAGCATACAATTGGAAGCGGAACATCAGATTTTGGTTCCGGGACAATCGGGTTGTTTAAACCCACACCGGAGCGTAACATTATCATGGAAAGTTTGAAACTCTATGAACGATTGCAACGTGCCGGCCATAATGTGGGACTGCAAAAATGTGGAAGTCTTAATCTAGCTCAAACGCACGATCGAGTAATAGCTATCAAGCGAAGGATTGCATACAATATTCCTACTGGTTTGTTCTGTGAGTTTATAGATGCTGAAACGGCTAAACAATTGCATCCACTGTTGAACGTGGACGATATCCAAGGAGCAGTTCATGTACCTGATGATTGCATCGCAAATCCTGCATTGGTCCTGCAGGTCTTAGCTAATTTGGCCAAACAAAAAGGAGTGAAATACTACGAGGGATGTACGGTCAAATTC GTCAATACAAAAGGTGGACGCGTGGAAAGTGTAGAAACAGACATCGGAACAATAAAGTGTGAATACTTTATCAATTGTTGTGGAATGTGGGCGAGAGAACTGGGCCTCAAGAGCAAAAAGCCAGTTTGTATACCTGCTTATCCAGCACAGCACTTTTACGGTTTATCATCTAACCTTAACTTACCGAGTGACGTGTTACTTCCATGTGTTAGAGATTACGATTCCAACCTGTACGCCAGGCAGCTGGGTGGAGAAATGTTAGTTGGGTGGTTTGAAAAAACGGCAATACCTGCTTTCGAAAACACCAAGGATATTCCAAAAGAGTGGAAATCTAAATTACAACAGGCAAAGACAGAGCATTGTGCTCCATTATGGGAGAAGGCGGTTGATCGGATGCCGTCACTCAAAGATACGCCTCAACCGAAAATTACTAACAGTCCTGATAATTTCACTCCCGATGGACGATGGATATTTGGGGAAACAGccgaagtaaaaaattactacGTAGCTTGTGGTATGAACGGTAACCCATTGCAAGGCTCTGGAGGTGTTGGGAAGGCACTGGCCGAATGGATTGTCGCGGGAGCACCGACGATGGATATGCTACCATTTAATGTTCAGCGTTTTCTGGATTTACACAACAACCGACAGTATTTGCAAAACCGTATAAGGGAAGTTGTCGGGCGTCAGTATGCCATTCTGTATCCAAACCAGAGCGAGTATATTTTTTCACGCAAACTACGTTGTTCTCCGCTCTACAGCGTGTTAGAGACTCGAGGGGCCGTTTTCGGAACTAAGATGGCTTACGAGAGGGCACTGTACTTCGATACTGACTACGAAC GAGGACAACCGTTTCCTACGTTACCACCAGGAAGCTTCTACAAACCAAAATTCTTTAAGTTCATGGAAAAGGAATACTTAGCTTGTACTCAACATGTGGGTATTATCGATATATCATCATTTTCTAAAATTGAAATTCAG CCCGGCGTGCGGAGCAATTCACTGAAGAACAGTGTTCTAGACTATCTCCAAACAATGTGTGCAAACGACGTCAATATTCCGATCGGCCATATCTTGCACACTGGAATGCTAAACGAACGGGGCGGATACGAAAACGACTGTATGCTAATACGACAAAGTGATGATCGCTATTTCATGATATCACCGTCGTCGCAACAAACTCGGATCCATCAATGGATGTCACGAAATTTGCCTCAGGATGCCAGTGTTCAACTGAACGATGTCACCTCGATGTACACAGTGCTCAATGTTGTAGGGCCCAAGTCAACCCAATTGATGAGTGAATTGTCGAATTCTAATGTAAAATTGCAACCATTCACATACAGAAAACTGAACATTGGATACGCAAGCGATGTGATGTTTATGACTTTCACACATACAGGAATGCCCGGTTACTGTATGTATGTTCCATCCGAGTACGCGCTGCACGTTTACGATCGATTGATGACCGTCGGACGCGACTACGGTGCGCGCGACGTTGGCATATTGACGCAAAGATTTCTGAGAATCGACAAATTTATTCCGTTCTGGGGGGATGAACTAACCAGCAAGACGACTCCTTTCGAAGCAGGTGTGTTTTACTCG ATTTCACAATTGAAGAAAAAGGAAAATTTCATAGGCCGGGCGGCACTTGAGAAACAGAAACAGGAAGGTTTGACGAAACGATTGGTTCTTTTTCATCTAGAGGACATCGACGTCGACAAAGACGTTTGGCCTTGGGGTGGCGAACCAATTTATCGAAATGGAGAATTTTGCGGAACCGTCACCTCAGCAGG ATATGGTTTTGCCTCGGAGAAATTGGTATGCCTAGGATATATTCAACGCTCACAGAGAGATATATCCAGAGTGGTGACAACGGAATTTATAATGGATAAAAATGCTGTCTACCACATTGACATAGCCGGACGATTGTTCCGTTTGACTCAACATGTCCACCCCAAAGCGGCATTGGCCAAATCAATCGCAGAACGAGAACAACGTAAGACGTATCGACCCACTGTTTTGAAATATAAGAAGCAATTTCAAGGTTGA
- the LOC131428647 gene encoding lanC-like protein 3 homolog, with product MTSRYFKNPYEDYDETKHGTAECDILKRDTVIQLVQSYVDKILLETKKANYKLRDDLYVGEAGIAFMFWKLSRFDEFKHSYPCLEHASYYIQRAKEISRSKNKSTNDASRIAFLCGHSGISAVSAVISKDIGDSTKFSHDIEKFLTGHTVCKSNDYDADEILVGRAGYLSGAYWLNQVLSEKPIKNDIIEDVCDKLIKRGREYSRSKRCPLPLMYEYHDSDYLGAAHGLCSILHMLLESPWFVRTTNGVFNNISKTKLQDVQTAVEYFLGIQDDDGNFPTRLFNLNKKLIHWCHGCPGAVYLLAKAYLIFKEDKYLLACRKSCQAIWCQGLLRKGPGICHGIAGNGYAFLLMYRLTQERKFFYMAAKFMEFLTTDQFLNGARTPDRPFSLYEGLAGTVCFLIDLLQPASAYFPFMDVFDIKFHQP from the exons ATGACTTCAAGATATTTTAAAAACCCGTATGAAGATTATGACGAAACAAAACACGGAACAGCTGAATGTGATATCTTAAAAAGGGACACCGTTATTCAGTTAGTGCAAAGCTATGTCGATAAGATATTGTTAGAAACGAAAAAGGCGAATTACAAACTCCGAGATGACTTGTATGTTGGTGAAGCCG GAATTGCTTTTATGTTTTGGAAATTAAGTCGCTTTGATGAATTCAAACATTCGTATCCGTGCCTGGAGCATGCTTCCTACTATATCCAAAGAGCTAAGGAAATTTCTCGATCCAAAAACAAGTCGACTAATGACGCATCGCGCATCGCTTTTTTATGCGGACATTCTGGAATATCGGCAGTGTCTGCAGTCATATCCAAAGACATCGGTGATTCTACTAAATTTTCGCACGATATTGAGAAGTTTCTCACCGGCCATACGGTTTGTAAGTCCAACGATTATGATGCTGATGAGATACTAGTTGGCAGAGCTGGATATCTGAGTGGTGCGTATTGGTTAAACCAGGTCCTCTCAGAAAAACCAATCAAGAATGATATTATTGAAGATGTGTGTGATAAACTTATCAAACGTGGTCGTGAGTATTCCCGTTCAAAACGATGCCCACTTCCGTTGATGTACGAATATCACGATAGTGATTACTTGGGTGCAGCTCACGGTTTATGTTCAATTCTTCATATGTTGCTTGAATCGCCTTGGTTTGTAAGAACAACAAATGGAGTGTTTAATAATATATCGAAAACAAAACTACAAGATGTACAAACcgcagttgaatattttttgggaATTCAGGACGATGATGGGAATTTTCCGACCAGATTGTTCAACTTGAATAAAAAGTTAATTCACTGGTGTCACGGTTGTCCAGGAGCGGTATATTTGCTGGCGAAGGCCTACCTTATTTTCAAAGAGGATAAATACTTGCTGGCATGTCGTAAAAGCTGTCAAGCTATATGGTGTCAAGGATTGCTGCGGAAAGGACCTGGAATTTGTCATGGAATAGCAGGAAATGGATATGCTTTTTTGCTGATGTATCGATTGACCCAAGAAAGGAAATTCTTCTATATGGCTGCGAAATTTATGGAGTTCCTTACAACGGACCAGTTCCTGAATGGAGCACGAACACCGGATCGCCCGTTTAGTTTATATGAAGGCCTAGCCGGGACGGTTTGCTTTTTGATTGATCTCTTGCAGCCAGCGTCTGCTTATTTCCCATTCATGGACGTATTTGATATCAAATTTCATCAACCGTAG